A window of the Gossypium hirsutum isolate 1008001.06 chromosome A05, Gossypium_hirsutum_v2.1, whole genome shotgun sequence genome harbors these coding sequences:
- the LOC121229406 gene encoding receptor-like protein kinase HSL1 produces MLLLFFSFLFFTFPSPSLSLNQEGLYLLQVKASLSDPDSVLSSWNPRDPTPCNWRGVSCDSATGYVTSLDLSNANVAGPFPSLLCRLQNLSFVNFFYNNINSTIPPDISTCQNLVHLDLAQNLLTGQLPHTLADLPNLKYLDFTGNNISGDFPESFGRFQKLEVLSLVYNLLDGTIPAFLGNISTLRMLNLSYNPFSPGRIPPELGNLTNLEILWLTECNLAGEIPDSLGRLKKLTDLDLALNHLVGNIPSSLTELASVVQIELYNNSLTGELPRGFSKLTNLRLLDASMNQLTGTIPDELTQLPLESLNLYQNNFEGTLPSSIADSPALYELRLFQNRLTGELPQNLGKNSPLIWLDVSSNQFTGPIPPSLCEKGSLEELLMIHNSFSGQIPSSLAECRSLNRIRLGYNKLSGDIPAGFWGLPHVYLLELVNNSFSGQIGKSIAKAANLSLLIISRNEFNGSLPEEIGLVDNLVQLSASGNKLGGPLPKSIVKLDGLGILDLHGNELEGELPSGIESLKKLNELNLADNKFSGKIPDGIGSLSVLNYLDLSNNQLTGRVPLGLQNLKLNQLNLSNNLLAGELPPLFDKEMYKYSFMGNPGLCGNISGLCVGRDGNKHKGYVWLLRSIFILAALVFVVGVIWFYFKYRSYKKAQAIDKSKWTLMSFHKLGFSEYEILDCLDEDNVIGRGSSGKVYKVVLSNGEAVAVKKLWRGVKKGCNSLDLEKGQAQDDGFQAEIETLGKIRHKNIVKLWCSCTTRDCKLLVYEYMPNGSLGDLLHSSKGGLLDWPTRYKIIVDAAEGLSYLHHDCVPPIVHRDVKSNNILLDGDFGARVADFGVAKVVDAAGKGVKSMSVIAGSCGYIAPEYAYTLCVNEKSDIYSFGVVILELVTGRLPIDPEFGEKDLVRWVCTTLDQKGVDHVLDSKLDPCFKEEIYKVLNIGLLCTSPLPINRPSMRRVVKMLQEAGADSLPKTAAKRDGKLTPYYYEDGSDQGSVA; encoded by the exons ATGCTTctccttttcttctcttttctcttcttcaCCTTCCCTTCACCGTCCCTTTCTCTCAACCAAGAAGGTCTCTACCTTCTCCAAGTCAAAGCTTCCCTTTCAGACCCTGACTCTGTCCTTTCCTCATGGAACCCTCGTGACCCCACCCCATGCAACTGGCGTGGCGTTTCCTGCGACTCTGCCACTGGCTATGTTACTTCCCTCGACCTCTCCAACGCCAACGTTGCCGGCCCTTTCCCTTCCCTCCTTTGCCGTCTCCAAAACCTTTCCTTCGTTAACTTCTTCTACAACAACATCAATTCCACCATCCCTCCCGATATCTCCACCTGTCAAAATCTCGTCCACCTTGATCTCGCCCAAAACCTACTCACTGGTCAGCTCCCCCACACTTTGGCTGACCTCCCtaacctcaagtaccttgattttacCGGTAACAATATATCGGGAGATTTTCCCGAGTCTTTCGGGAGATTCCAAAAGCTCGAGGTTCTGTCTCTCGTTTACAACCTTCTAGACGGGACAATCCCCGCTTTTTTAGGGAACATTAGTACCCTCAGAATGCTCAATTTATCGTACAACCCGTTTAGTCCGGGTAGGATCCCGCCGGAGCTTGGCAACTTAACTAACTTGGAGATTTTGTGGCTCACAGAGTGTAACTTGGCTGGCGAGATCCCTGACTCGCTGGGTCGACTCAAGAAACTCACAGACTTGGACCTTGCCCTTAACCACTTGGTGGGCAACATCCCGAGCTCGCTCACTGAGTTGGCTAGTGTCGTTCAGATTGAGCTATACAACAACTCGTTGACCGGTGAGTTACCTCGCGGGTTCTCGAAATTGACCAACCTGAGACTTCTTGATGCGTCGATGAACCAGTTAACGGGAACGATTCCGGACGAGTTGACACAGCTGCCACTTGAAAGTCTCAACCTTTACCAGAACAACTTTGAAGGGACTTTACCATCGAGTATCGCCGACTCCCCAGCTCTGTATGAACTCAGGCTCTTTCAGAACAGACTCACTGGGGAGTTACCCCAGAACCTCGGCAAAAACTCGCCTCTTATATGGCTCGACGTCTCCAGCAACCAATTTACTGGTCCCATACCGCCGAGTTTATGCGAAAAAGGGAGCCTAGAAGAGCTTCTAATGATACACAACTCGTTTTCGGGCCAAATACCATCGAGTTTAGCAGAGTGTCGGAGTCTGAACCGGATCCGACTCGGTTACAACAAATTATCTGGTGACATACCCGCCGGGTTCTGGGGTCTCCCTCACGTCTACTTACTCGAGCTCGTTAATAACTCCTTCTCTGGTCAAATTGGGAAATCAATCGCAAAGGCAGCGAATTTATCTCTTTTGATTATATCTAGGAACGAGTTCAATGGTTCACTGCCTGAAGAAATTGGTTTAGTTGATAATTTAGTTCAACTTTCTGCTAGCGGCAATAAGCTCGGTGGGCCATTGCCTAAAAGCATAGTGAAGCTTGATGGGCTAGGGATTCTTGATCTTCATGGGAATGAGTTGGAAGGGGAGTTGCCTAGTGGGATTGAATCCTTGAAAAAGCTAAACGAATTGAATTTAGCTGATAATAAGTTTTCAGGGAAGATTCCTGATGGAATAGGGAGTTTGTCAGTGTTGAACTATCTTGATCTGTCTAATAATCAGTTAACTGGGAGAGTTCCTTTGGGTTTGCAGAATTTGAAGCTTAATCAGCTTAATTTGTCGAATAACTTGTTAGCCGGTGAGTTACCACCTTTGTTTGATAAAGAAATGTACAAATATAGCTTCATGGGAAACCCTGGTTTGTGTGGGAATATCAGTGGTTTGTGTGTTGGGAGGGATGGAAACAAGCATAAAGGTTACGTTTGGTTGCTTAGATCCATTTTTATCTTAGCTGCTTTGGTGTTTGttgttggtgtgatttggttTTACTTTAAATACAGGAGTTATAAGAAAGCTCAGGCTATCGACAAGTCTAAGTGGACTTTGATGTCTTTTCATAAGTTGGGTTTTAGTGAATATGAGATATTGGATTGTCTTGATGAGGATAATGTGATAGGGAGAGGATCTTCAGGGAAAGTTTACAAGGTTGTGCTTAGTAATGGAGAGGCTGTTGCGGTGAAGAAACTCTGGAGAGGTGTGAAAAAGGGTTGCAATAGCTTAGATCTCGAGAAAGGTCAGGCTCAGGATGATGGGTTTCAAGCTGAGATTGAGACATTGGGGAAGATTAGGCACAAGAATATTGTTAAGTTGTGGTGCTCGTGTACTACCAGGGATTGCAAGCTTTTGGTGTATGAGTATATGCCAAACGGTAGCTTGGGTGACTTGTTGCATAGCAGTAAAGGTGGTTTGCTGGATTGGCCGACCAGGTACAAGATTATTGTCGATGCAGCTGAGGGGCTTTCTTATTTGCACCATGACTGCGTGCCTCCAATTGTGCATAGGGACGTCAAATCCAACAATATCTTGTTGGATGGGGACTTTGGTGCTAGAGTGGCTGATTTTGGAGTTGCCAAGGTAGTTGATGCAGCTGGAAAGGGTGTTAAATCAATGTCTGTCATTGCCGGATCTTGTGGTTACATTGCTCCAG AGTATGCATATACGCTGTGTGTGAACGAGAAGAGTGACATATACAGCTTCGGTGTAGTTATACTAGAGTTGGTCACAGGCAGACTCCCAATTGACCCAGAGTTCGGAGAGAAGGACCTAGTAAGGTGGGTCTGCACCACTCTAGATCAGAAAGGAGTGGACCATGTTCTCGATTCCAAGCTCGATCCATGTTTCAAAGAAGAAATATACAAGGTCCTCAACATTGGCCTCCTGTGTACTAGTCCACTCCCAATCAACCGACCATCAATGAGAAGGGTGGTTAAAATGTTGCAAGAAGCTGGCGCTGATAGCCTGCCAAAAACTGCTGCTAAAAGGGATGGGAAATTGACTCCTTACTACTACGAAGATGGCTCAGATCAAGGAAGTGTagcttga